The Hyperthermus butylicus DSM 5456 genome includes a region encoding these proteins:
- a CDS encoding winged helix-turn-helix domain-containing protein, with protein sequence MGEELDTILQALSHPTRRCIVRVLGEKEEASYAELMQECGVNDSGTFAFHLRRLQGIVEKMGEGSYRLTGLGRRAYEVLLALMGEGRLSTREQGGWDGIVYGGSYELWLTGRHLDYAESKHARIVIRDVDKLVIASDVEPERFDKLVESIEDVDTIIAPRKLAPMLEAKARDYEEIRYYDGLEPPVRRGFLEKLAGIASWLQAPKRTVLLLEESVDPGDAEELRLEARGCAVKVQSSAGDKLVVRLYGRRGSKAQTVVSRKGGAVLVSCPEGVRDARLEIDVPPSWRPRLTIEAKAAAVKAHGLAVAGLEASCSASALSADVEIAPSSSQPVLKLIGKATSASVKARFEPWRGEALAEIDASASAVRLEASLPRGTAISLEPTRLDYSSAVKLVADGRTVRGALGYREEDGERRLRIRLSGSASAVKIVLNRAG encoded by the coding sequence GTGGGCGAGGAGCTGGACACGATTCTCCAGGCGCTTTCCCATCCGACGCGGCGCTGTATAGTAAGGGTTCTTGGCGAGAAGGAGGAGGCAAGCTATGCCGAGCTGATGCAGGAGTGTGGCGTAAATGATTCGGGCACGTTTGCCTTCCACCTGCGCAGGCTGCAGGGCATCGTGGAGAAAATGGGGGAGGGCAGCTACAGGCTAACAGGTCTTGGCCGTAGAGCGTACGAGGTTCTCTTGGCATTAATGGGTGAGGGCCGGCTTTCAACACGTGAACAGGGTGGATGGGACGGGATAGTGTATGGTGGTAGCTACGAGCTGTGGCTCACGGGGAGGCATCTGGACTACGCGGAGTCCAAGCACGCAAGGATAGTTATACGTGATGTTGACAAGCTGGTCATAGCAAGTGATGTTGAGCCGGAGAGGTTTGACAAGCTCGTGGAGTCTATAGAGGATGTGGATACTATTATTGCGCCGCGGAAGCTTGCCCCCATGCTGGAGGCTAAGGCTAGGGACTACGAGGAGATACGCTACTATGATGGTTTGGAGCCCCCGGTGCGTCGTGGTTTCCTGGAGAAGCTCGCGGGGATAGCGTCGTGGCTCCAAGCGCCTAAGCGTACAGTGCTACTCCTGGAGGAGAGTGTAGATCCCGGTGATGCTGAGGAACTGCGCCTAGAAGCTAGGGGCTGCGCCGTCAAGGTTCAGTCTAGCGCTGGTGATAAGCTTGTGGTGAGGCTCTACGGTAGGCGTGGCAGCAAAGCACAGACTGTAGTATCTAGGAAGGGTGGCGCGGTGCTTGTCTCATGCCCAGAGGGAGTTAGGGATGCGAGGCTCGAGATAGACGTGCCACCCAGCTGGAGGCCGCGCCTCACCATAGAGGCGAAGGCAGCAGCTGTGAAGGCCCATGGGCTTGCCGTGGCAGGGCTCGAGGCCTCGTGTAGCGCATCGGCCCTCAGCGCTGATGTCGAGATAGCTCCATCGTCTAGCCAGCCCGTACTAAAGCTAATCGGCAAGGCGACATCGGCTAGTGTGAAGGCCAGGTTTGAGCCGTGGCGGGGTGAGGCCCTAGCGGAGATCGATGCTAGCGCTTCGGCGGTGAGGCTTGAGGCGAGCCTGCCGCGGGGCACTGCCATTAGCTTGGAGCCGACCAGGCTCGACTACTCGTCGGCTGTGAAGCTCGTGGCTGACGGCAGGACTGTGCGGGGGGCGCTGGGATACCGGGAGGAGGATGGTGAGAGGAGGCTGAGGATACGATTGTCGGGCTCGGCGAGCGCTGTGAAGATAGTGTTGAACCGTGCCGGGTAG
- a CDS encoding PaREP1 family protein, translating to MAAVAVSLEELFPRFRTAARLAERVHQEDLMLFTEEAHRLLLQGDVRDATEKAWAAYKSLVGLIICKVAS from the coding sequence GTGGCCGCTGTGGCTGTTTCCCTGGAGGAACTGTTCCCTAGGTTCCGGACTGCCGCTAGGCTGGCTGAGAGGGTGCATCAGGAGGACCTTATGCTGTTCACCGAGGAGGCTCACCGCCTGCTGCTCCAGGGTGATGTGCGGGATGCGACTGAGAAGGCGTGGGCAGCTTACAAGAGCCTGGTAGGCCTTATTATTTGCAAGGTGGCGAGTTAA
- a CDS encoding ATP-binding protein produces MADRLLIVFEGGPGIGKTTLSRLLAELLERRGRKTCVVWDAVRGIAPVLSRLFGEWYRAPRELIEYMFLGYQLRRLHECVEADTDTVILDYGVEAPLAYMEADGVPYPKELEELAEAVLSGWRVVVFILEQPVAYSTDVVRWEDPRRAQGYARRLIARALSLVERLGAVAYVLPEKPSVEERALLAPKNARARRIS; encoded by the coding sequence GTGGCGGACCGGCTACTCATAGTGTTCGAGGGCGGGCCCGGGATAGGGAAGACCACTCTATCCAGGCTCCTCGCCGAGCTCCTCGAAAGGCGTGGCCGTAAAACCTGTGTAGTCTGGGATGCCGTCCGGGGCATAGCACCCGTCCTATCCAGGCTCTTCGGGGAGTGGTACCGTGCGCCGCGAGAGCTGATAGAGTACATGTTTCTTGGCTACCAGCTCCGCCGGCTCCACGAGTGCGTCGAGGCTGACACGGACACGGTGATACTCGACTACGGTGTCGAAGCACCGCTAGCATATATGGAGGCCGACGGGGTACCCTACCCTAAGGAGCTCGAAGAGCTCGCCGAGGCGGTACTCTCGGGGTGGAGGGTGGTCGTATTCATTCTTGAGCAGCCGGTAGCCTATAGCACCGATGTGGTACGGTGGGAGGATCCCCGGAGGGCCCAAGGCTACGCGAGAAGGCTCATAGCACGAGCGCTAAGCCTCGTGGAGAGGCTCGGAGCCGTCGCCTACGTGCTACCCGAAAAGCCAAGCGTTGAGGAGCGGGCCTTGCTGGCGCCTAAAAATGCTCGAGCTAGGAGGATATCTTGA
- a CDS encoding BlaI/MecI/CopY family transcriptional regulator: protein MSQRDLEERLLSYLREHPGSSPREIADALGEPLQRVRAALARLRNRGLVARGEEGHYYVVAPAVRGLSRREVRRPVSTTLHGDLDALVEAIEDLRRRIEELEERVARLEERCQCKG, encoded by the coding sequence TTGTCGCAGCGCGACCTCGAGGAGAGGCTGCTGAGCTACCTGCGGGAGCACCCCGGCAGCAGTCCGAGAGAGATCGCCGACGCGCTCGGCGAACCCCTACAGCGCGTGAGGGCGGCGCTGGCCAGGCTCCGCAACCGGGGCCTCGTAGCCCGGGGCGAGGAGGGCCACTACTATGTAGTGGCACCCGCGGTCCGCGGCCTCTCGAGACGAGAGGTTAGGAGGCCCGTCTCAACAACGCTCCACGGAGACCTAGACGCGCTGGTCGAGGCTATAGAGGACCTGCGGCGCCGCATAGAAGAGCTTGAGGAACGGGTGGCTAGGCTGGAGGAAAGATGCCAGTGCAAGGGCTAG
- a CDS encoding PD-(D/E)XK nuclease family protein, translating into MRACQHSGVLLVGRLAREAAPPVVPASAIGSWHWCKVKAWHATTLFNTGWLRLDNLTDEALDGLALLWAAELGKKANPRIIRGKLVHGEQLADVILEASEYRLARLLLEERGKALRRLHSDGLIPCLGLIDPESFEEQLARYRTASDIVEYFRREEWPLIARRPSHRSYVVIGVPDEIAWDDGGVKVVELKTTGKPWLVKARRQGYRAALAQLAAYAWMLVDRWPLETAELVFKDYAGNTVLREKHDPLELAELFEKEILPIADELASQEPPGQPARPPCQSCEYNTVRG; encoded by the coding sequence TTGAGAGCCTGCCAGCACAGCGGCGTACTGCTCGTTGGCAGGCTTGCCCGGGAGGCTGCGCCGCCAGTTGTGCCTGCCAGTGCTATAGGCTCCTGGCACTGGTGCAAGGTGAAGGCATGGCATGCAACCACCCTCTTTAACACTGGCTGGCTGCGCCTGGACAACCTCACAGATGAGGCTCTGGATGGCCTCGCGCTGCTCTGGGCAGCGGAGCTGGGCAAGAAGGCTAACCCCCGGATTATAAGGGGCAAGCTTGTGCATGGAGAGCAGCTGGCTGACGTGATCCTCGAGGCCTCCGAGTACCGCTTAGCAAGGCTGCTCTTGGAGGAGCGTGGCAAGGCGCTGCGCAGGCTACACAGTGATGGGCTCATACCCTGCCTCGGCCTCATAGACCCGGAGAGCTTTGAGGAGCAGCTCGCGCGCTACAGGACGGCAAGCGATATCGTCGAGTACTTCCGTAGGGAGGAGTGGCCCCTCATAGCCCGCAGGCCGTCGCACCGCAGCTACGTGGTGATAGGGGTTCCCGACGAGATAGCCTGGGACGACGGCGGTGTGAAAGTGGTGGAGCTGAAGACGACAGGGAAGCCGTGGCTCGTGAAGGCTCGCCGGCAGGGCTACCGGGCAGCACTAGCACAGCTAGCGGCCTACGCCTGGATGCTCGTGGACCGCTGGCCTCTCGAGACAGCAGAGCTTGTCTTCAAGGACTATGCCGGCAATACCGTGCTCCGGGAGAAGCACGACCCTCTAGAGCTAGCCGAGCTGTTCGAAAAGGAAATACTCCCAATAGCCGACGAGCTCGCTTCCCAGGAGCCGCCAGGGCAGCCAGCCAGGCCGCCGTGCCAGAGCTGTGAGTACAACACGGTTAGAGGGTAG
- a CDS encoding alkaline phosphatase family protein, whose protein sequence is MFIAGIDGLEYELVVRWRLRGLMQRYYGRHDVTVAVRPGEPLYTPFIWASFLLGRPSYELGFSYSRQRVERDAQAYPPLLRLFYKLRVRLLGYRSLGIRRLLVKLGLYSFERAGAAAEKYETMPGELVEHTFVAKAEKMGYRVWFKEFPSLRDPTFAQHRVGLTKLFDADYGERIRFLYDMLDRAEKDFHEAARMLDEYDLVLYYTSVIDEAHHLIYRPDSLKLMTVLRSIYGRVEKMIAELAGKKGGRVAILVVSDHGYDSRLHEHSPYGYWSLNVEPPRRPEKVTDFHDIVLELLEKPPKG, encoded by the coding sequence GTGTTCATAGCGGGCATCGACGGGCTTGAATACGAGCTGGTCGTAAGGTGGAGGCTTCGCGGCCTAATGCAGCGCTACTATGGGAGGCACGATGTAACAGTCGCTGTGAGACCTGGTGAGCCCCTCTACACCCCGTTTATCTGGGCCTCATTCCTCCTCGGCAGGCCCAGCTACGAGCTAGGATTCTCCTATTCGAGGCAGAGGGTTGAGAGGGACGCCCAGGCCTACCCGCCGCTACTAAGGCTGTTCTACAAGCTGAGGGTTCGCCTCCTAGGCTACCGCAGCCTCGGCATCAGAAGGCTCCTCGTGAAGCTGGGGCTATACAGCTTCGAGAGAGCTGGGGCAGCCGCAGAGAAGTACGAGACTATGCCCGGTGAGCTTGTTGAGCACACTTTCGTGGCGAAAGCGGAGAAGATGGGGTACAGAGTCTGGTTCAAGGAGTTCCCCTCCCTCAGAGACCCAACCTTTGCGCAGCACCGCGTTGGGCTGACGAAACTGTTCGATGCAGACTACGGGGAGAGGATAAGGTTCCTCTACGACATGCTCGATAGGGCTGAGAAAGATTTCCACGAGGCCGCTAGGATGCTCGACGAGTACGACCTGGTACTCTACTACACCTCGGTAATCGACGAGGCCCACCACCTCATCTATAGGCCTGACAGCCTTAAGCTCATGACTGTGCTCCGGAGCATCTACGGCAGGGTGGAGAAGATGATAGCGGAGCTGGCGGGCAAGAAAGGTGGGCGGGTAGCCATACTCGTTGTGAGCGACCATGGCTACGATTCAAGACTGCATGAGCACAGCCCATACGGCTACTGGAGCCTCAACGTAGAGCCTCCACGGAGGCCGGAAAAAGTGACAGACTTCCACGACATAGTACTGGAGCTACTAGAGAAGCCACCAAAGGGCTGA
- the cmr6 gene encoding type III-B CRISPR module RAMP protein Cmr6 yields MVETAPCRNMMLCIAWKFSKLVLDTLSRGRGAEEFKGLKSKILEMTLNPHEIDVSSVCRSIASIGKVYYEPLVEGLERLGYCVVDVTAKTKSKLIVGASSGLLGTVLEVGLSWDYLLDLPYIPASSIKGLIRSWLVHTVLSNYKLSEQDKRRCIERILALTGIGREPFTRDEKSWAVEKLGSEVDPRNTVPSAGMVFVADAYPVGRGRGKTGCGLLDFDVVTPHYYRGGEPVRDEFEAQPNPVPYLVVAEGVPFRIVAAVGLVEADMLRDITSCIGLNGSVDPCGLLSFILLSSLAEGVGARTGKGYGIFDLESVEVHRVQRPTVQRRKPGRLVWKKRETPHKRSTT; encoded by the coding sequence ATGGTTGAGACGGCGCCCTGTAGGAATATGATGCTGTGTATCGCTTGGAAGTTCAGCAAGCTTGTACTGGACACATTGAGTAGGGGTAGGGGTGCTGAGGAGTTTAAGGGGTTGAAATCTAAGATTCTAGAAATGACTTTGAACCCGCATGAGATCGATGTTAGTAGTGTCTGTCGCTCCATCGCTAGTATAGGTAAAGTCTACTATGAGCCTCTGGTTGAGGGGTTGGAGAGGCTTGGTTACTGTGTGGTAGACGTTACTGCTAAGACGAAGTCTAAGCTTATTGTGGGTGCTAGCAGTGGTCTTCTAGGCACAGTGCTGGAGGTTGGGCTCTCCTGGGACTACCTGCTAGACCTTCCATACATTCCTGCGTCGAGCATTAAGGGGCTGATTAGGAGCTGGCTAGTCCACACAGTCCTCAGCAACTACAAGCTTAGCGAGCAGGATAAGAGGCGTTGTATCGAGAGGATACTAGCCTTAACGGGTATAGGCCGCGAGCCGTTCACCCGCGATGAGAAGAGCTGGGCTGTAGAGAAGCTGGGCTCAGAGGTTGACCCCAGGAATACTGTGCCAAGCGCGGGCATGGTCTTCGTTGCTGACGCATACCCTGTTGGGCGTGGGCGGGGCAAAACTGGCTGTGGCCTCCTCGACTTTGATGTAGTAACACCCCACTACTATAGGGGCGGCGAGCCTGTAAGAGACGAGTTTGAAGCCCAGCCGAACCCGGTACCGTATCTCGTTGTGGCTGAGGGTGTTCCATTCCGGATAGTGGCCGCAGTAGGCCTCGTCGAAGCCGATATGCTGAGAGATATTACCAGCTGCATAGGCTTAAATGGTAGTGTTGATCCTTGTGGGCTGCTCAGCTTCATACTCCTCTCATCGCTCGCCGAGGGTGTAGGCGCTCGAACCGGAAAGGGCTACGGCATCTTCGACCTTGAAAGCGTTGAGGTGCACAGGGTGCAGAGGCCCACCGTTCAGAGGCGCAAACCGGGCAGGCTTGTATGGAAGAAGCGTGAAACACCCCATAAGCGTTCAACCACGTGA
- the csx1 gene encoding CRISPR-associated CARF protein Csx1 yields the protein MRGEILAVAPWGDPAGWTYTRYRLKAGGKTVEVESFTGLAAVAKAYPEARILIVAADTLADPAFTLTGYEDVIDSARRYVKNYLCQLQGKAEVHILPGVIAQKHRVFRGKPTDYYYKLLDTLIKPAWEGETVKAIVLDLTHGINYMPSTALKAVEEVAALHALAASLKHSKAETVKVEVYNSDPIILPADERKKLARNRQYPCKPAASIEPPTATIHLIMARRYTTLDLISNIDSLINTAEKTPVKPTSRECTIGRDEKQELDEAVDEALKLLKMLRYGLIPQLVYYTAKYAAKLLEKLKQAYNTTEKLWHEGITVKKTPEKLEVTRCRQLTEAYKTILYTYTIAKILEEELIDTTTPTLNQAEKLRETLRHTAIIESIQSREISKLKKKLKANLIPTEWTPLATVYQMQQQECKDKSILTRDLLAHGGWHTDIIEVKKQDNTVAFKVKEEYKCQNRNIWQIIEELGT from the coding sequence ATGAGAGGCGAAATCCTAGCGGTCGCCCCATGGGGGGATCCTGCGGGTTGGACCTACACAAGGTACCGACTTAAAGCTGGCGGAAAAACTGTTGAGGTAGAATCTTTCACCGGGCTGGCAGCAGTAGCCAAGGCTTACCCTGAAGCCCGCATACTGATAGTGGCCGCCGACACCCTAGCAGACCCCGCCTTCACCCTTACAGGCTACGAGGACGTTATAGACTCTGCTAGGAGGTATGTGAAGAATTACCTCTGCCAGCTCCAAGGCAAGGCTGAGGTACACATACTCCCAGGAGTGATAGCCCAGAAGCACCGGGTCTTCAGGGGCAAGCCGACAGACTACTATTACAAGCTCCTAGACACCCTCATAAAACCAGCATGGGAGGGAGAAACCGTCAAGGCGATAGTACTAGATTTAACCCACGGGATAAACTACATGCCCTCAACAGCCCTCAAAGCAGTCGAGGAAGTTGCAGCCCTACACGCCCTAGCAGCATCACTAAAACACTCCAAAGCAGAAACCGTAAAGGTCGAAGTCTACAATAGCGACCCCATAATACTCCCAGCCGACGAGCGGAAAAAACTGGCCAGAAACCGCCAATATCCCTGCAAACCAGCAGCAAGCATTGAACCCCCCACAGCAACCATACACCTCATAATGGCGAGGCGCTACACAACACTAGACCTAATCTCAAACATAGACAGTCTAATCAACACAGCAGAAAAGACGCCCGTAAAACCGACAAGCAGAGAATGCACCATAGGCCGCGACGAGAAACAAGAGCTTGATGAAGCAGTAGACGAGGCACTTAAACTACTCAAAATGTTGAGATACGGCCTCATACCCCAACTAGTTTACTACACAGCAAAATACGCTGCAAAGCTGCTCGAAAAACTCAAACAAGCATACAACACTACAGAGAAGCTATGGCATGAAGGAATAACCGTAAAGAAGACACCGGAAAAACTAGAGGTCACAAGATGCCGCCAGCTCACAGAAGCATATAAGACAATCCTCTACACCTATACAATAGCAAAAATCCTTGAGGAAGAACTAATAGACACAACCACCCCAACACTAAACCAGGCGGAAAAGCTCAGAGAAACACTAAGACACACGGCAATAATAGAATCCATACAAAGCAGGGAGATAAGCAAGCTCAAAAAGAAGCTCAAAGCCAACCTAATCCCAACAGAGTGGACACCCCTAGCAACAGTATATCAAATGCAACAACAGGAATGCAAGGACAAAAGCATCCTCACAAGAGACCTACTAGCACACGGAGGCTGGCACACAGACATAATAGAAGTCAAGAAACAAGACAACACAGTAGCATTCAAAGTAAAAGAAGAATATAAATGCCAAAACAGGAACATATGGCAAATAATAGAAGAACTCGGAACATAA
- the cmr5 gene encoding type III-B CRISPR module-associated protein Cmr5 — translation MSRNILPNDPVEAALEAMRRFDKNLRDACSDKGEPRADAISRRLKDFPQLILQSGLVPALTFYLSKLSEKADQDAYELTVKVLTEQRLEGDERRKLCRKTSGEGGGYPHVLALVLVYAAERAGCSVDSIARIGSSLVGCLETVQKKGVTVEKLVQAYVNELKKLASALYPEKKT, via the coding sequence TTGAGCCGTAACATACTGCCCAACGACCCGGTTGAAGCCGCGCTTGAAGCCATGAGAAGGTTTGACAAGAACCTCCGAGACGCATGCAGCGACAAGGGCGAGCCTAGGGCCGATGCTATCAGCAGGAGGCTCAAGGACTTCCCCCAGCTGATACTTCAGTCTGGCCTTGTGCCTGCGCTAACCTTCTACCTCTCCAAGCTCAGCGAGAAGGCTGATCAGGATGCCTACGAGCTAACTGTCAAGGTACTGACTGAACAGAGGTTAGAGGGGGATGAGAGGAGGAAGTTGTGCAGGAAGACTTCGGGGGAGGGTGGAGGCTACCCTCACGTGCTCGCACTAGTACTGGTCTACGCTGCCGAAAGAGCCGGCTGCAGCGTTGACAGCATAGCCAGGATTGGCTCCAGCCTTGTCGGCTGCCTGGAGACAGTGCAAAAGAAGGGTGTCACTGTGGAGAAGCTTGTGCAGGCCTACGTTAACGAGCTGAAGAAGCTAGCGTCGGCACTATACCCGGAGAAGAAAACATGA
- the cmr4 gene encoding type III-B CRISPR module RAMP protein Cmr4, giving the protein MAQQAGNGRPLAGFLVLGYAVTPLHPGVGRAPGAVDLPVQRDPMGYPMVYASSVKGALKAECAKQAGDKCFDDRGRIKCNDKDEDCALCCCLFGHEPEAAEAASSVLSVLDLVPLFFPVPSLSHGYLYITTPYLARRAYSVMEAIGTSGEYNKLMKLLENIAKQELGEGEAAGCVDDRKVYVGTDELNVKKKLGNCEDLSFVAKLGGLAGDIQSRMIVVSDAVGPLYVEKGLIRVTRVRLRLDTKTVAEGGLWTEEYIPQGTIFLSGFIAALPKKNTYCKHVNGIESGVIKDSGDLKNLITKLAEKLKKTNNVFYAIIGGKETVGRGLIKFTIALPQGQQ; this is encoded by the coding sequence ATGGCGCAACAGGCTGGTAATGGTAGGCCTCTGGCTGGCTTCCTGGTTTTGGGCTATGCTGTGACACCCCTGCATCCCGGCGTGGGCAGGGCTCCCGGTGCTGTCGACCTTCCAGTCCAGCGTGACCCCATGGGCTACCCTATGGTTTACGCTTCAAGTGTTAAGGGCGCGTTGAAGGCTGAGTGTGCTAAGCAGGCTGGCGACAAATGCTTCGACGATAGGGGCAGGATAAAATGTAATGATAAGGATGAGGACTGCGCACTGTGCTGCTGCCTCTTCGGCCACGAGCCTGAGGCGGCGGAGGCCGCATCCTCCGTCCTGAGCGTGCTTGACCTAGTGCCGCTCTTCTTCCCGGTGCCCAGCCTGAGCCACGGCTACCTCTATATTACGACACCTTACCTGGCGAGACGCGCATACTCAGTTATGGAGGCTATAGGCACTAGTGGAGAGTACAACAAGCTCATGAAACTGCTTGAGAACATTGCTAAGCAGGAGCTGGGGGAGGGCGAGGCTGCAGGCTGTGTAGATGATAGGAAAGTCTATGTTGGCACTGACGAACTGAACGTAAAGAAAAAGCTAGGCAACTGCGAAGACCTATCTTTTGTAGCCAAGCTTGGAGGCCTGGCGGGCGACATACAGTCCAGGATGATCGTCGTCTCTGACGCTGTAGGCCCACTCTACGTTGAGAAGGGCCTCATTAGGGTTACGAGGGTGCGGCTGAGACTCGACACCAAAACCGTTGCCGAGGGCGGGCTGTGGACTGAAGAGTACATACCGCAGGGCACAATATTCCTCAGCGGCTTCATAGCAGCACTACCAAAGAAGAACACCTACTGCAAACATGTTAACGGTATTGAAAGCGGTGTGATTAAGGATAGTGGAGATCTTAAGAATCTCATTACGAAGCTTGCCGAAAAGCTGAAGAAAACAAACAACGTTTTCTACGCGATAATAGGGGGCAAGGAGACCGTAGGACGGGGCCTCATAAAGTTCACCATAGCTCTACCTCAGGGCCAACAGTAA
- a CDS encoding thioredoxin family protein: MAEEDRELEEILENLARRIAQQRVSQSAEAVEAREPVTYITSYGLFREIICRNPLVVAIFTSPTCPACSVYKPIFYRYAAETSKKLGRRIVFAEVDVYYAPEAAYEAGVMATPTTVIFKKCRPVDGFTGIADEETLHQIVLQHIAKG; the protein is encoded by the coding sequence ATGGCTGAAGAGGATAGAGAGCTCGAAGAGATACTAGAGAATCTGGCCAGGAGAATAGCGCAGCAAAGAGTCAGCCAGTCCGCAGAGGCTGTAGAGGCGAGAGAGCCAGTAACATACATCACAAGCTACGGGCTGTTCAGGGAGATAATATGCCGTAACCCCCTAGTAGTAGCAATATTCACCAGCCCGACATGCCCAGCATGCAGCGTGTACAAGCCCATATTCTACCGGTACGCAGCAGAAACCTCCAAGAAGCTAGGCAGGAGAATAGTATTCGCAGAAGTAGACGTCTACTACGCGCCCGAAGCAGCATACGAAGCAGGCGTAATGGCCACACCAACAACAGTAATATTCAAGAAGTGCAGGCCAGTAGACGGCTTCACCGGAATAGCAGACGAGGAAACACTACACCAAATAGTACTACAGCACATAGCCAAAGGCTAG